One window from the genome of Streptococcus halotolerans encodes:
- the arcC gene encoding carbamate kinase encodes MVNRKIVVALGGNAILSSDPSAHAQQQALKETAKHLVKLIKNGDDLIITHGNGPQVGNLLLQNLAADSEKNPAFPLDTLVAMTEGSIGFWLQNALQDALLDEGIEKEVASVITQVVVDKNDPAFENLSKPIGPFYTEDEAKAEAERTGASFKEDAGRGWRKVVASPKPTGIKEIGTIRTLLNAGSVVIAAGGGGIPVIQEENGYLTGVEAVIDKDFASQTLAELVDADLFIVLTGVDYVFVNFNKPDQAKLERVSVSELEEYIKQDQFAPGSMLPKVEAAMAFVNNKPESKAVITSLENLGELIASDSGTIIVKD; translated from the coding sequence ATGGTAAATCGTAAAATTGTAGTTGCTTTAGGTGGAAATGCTATTCTCTCTAGCGATCCAAGTGCACACGCTCAACAACAAGCTTTAAAAGAAACTGCTAAACACCTGGTAAAACTCATTAAAAATGGTGATGACTTAATTATCACTCATGGTAATGGCCCACAAGTTGGAAATCTCTTGCTCCAAAACTTAGCAGCTGACTCTGAAAAGAACCCTGCTTTCCCATTGGATACTCTAGTTGCTATGACAGAAGGATCTATTGGTTTCTGGCTTCAAAATGCTTTACAAGATGCTTTATTGGATGAAGGCATTGAAAAAGAAGTCGCTTCTGTTATCACACAAGTTGTCGTTGATAAAAATGATCCTGCTTTTGAAAATCTTTCTAAGCCAATCGGTCCTTTCTATACAGAAGATGAAGCTAAAGCAGAAGCTGAACGCACAGGGGCTAGTTTTAAAGAGGATGCTGGCCGTGGTTGGCGTAAGGTTGTTGCTTCACCAAAACCTACAGGTATCAAAGAAATTGGCACTATCCGCACTCTATTAAATGCTGGATCTGTTGTTATTGCAGCTGGTGGCGGCGGTATCCCAGTTATTCAAGAAGAAAATGGCTATTTAACTGGTGTCGAAGCTGTTATTGACAAAGACTTTGCTTCTCAAACCCTTGCCGAATTAGTAGACGCTGATCTCTTTATTGTATTAACAGGCGTTGATTATGTCTTTGTTAACTTCAACAAACCTGACCAAGCTAAATTAGAACGTGTATCTGTTTCAGAGTTGGAAGAGTACATCAAGCAAGACCAATTTGCACCAGGTTCTATGTTACCTAAAGTGGAAGCTGCTATGGCTTTTGTCAATAATAAACCAGAATCCAAAGCTGTTATTACTTCTCTAGAAAATCTGGGTGAACTAATTGCTTCTGACAGTGGTACCATTATCGTAAAAGATTAA
- the arcD gene encoding arginine-ornithine antiporter: MSKKPKKLGILALTALIISSSIGSGIFAIPTDMAAAASPGGALIAWLIAGLGVLTLCLSIVNIINKKPELSGIVSYAEDGFGPFNGFISGWGYWLSAWLGNVAFATMMMKTIGRFIPAFGDGSNLLSILAASVVLWGLYFLVNRGVESAAALNTIITLCKLLPLAFYIILAILFFDMNTFMDNFWGTTSGSFELSPIINQIQSSMMVIMWVFVGIEGAAMMSDRASSKAIVGKSTVFGLIGLLVVYIAASILPYGILTREQIVGLPSPAMGYVLAENVGAWFPIVVNVALIVSIFGAWLSWTMLPAETTLIMAQRDLLPAKFGELNNKGVPTYSLFFMTALTQAFMFTLLFTESAYQFAYALCTAAMFISWLYVVLYQTKLSKNLKDTKQMILGLVGSIFFIWVIWASGIDYFLLCLIAYLVGIFFYMQARREKGVTKIFSQTELILLILLVAGALLAIFRLVTGQITL, encoded by the coding sequence ATGTCAAAAAAACCAAAAAAGTTAGGGATTCTTGCACTAACGGCACTGATTATTAGTTCATCCATTGGTTCTGGTATTTTTGCTATCCCTACAGATATGGCTGCTGCCGCTTCACCTGGTGGTGCTTTAATTGCTTGGCTTATTGCTGGTCTTGGAGTGCTAACACTCTGCCTATCTATTGTTAATATTATTAATAAAAAACCTGAACTATCAGGAATTGTAAGCTATGCTGAAGATGGCTTTGGACCTTTTAACGGTTTTATCAGTGGTTGGGGATACTGGTTATCTGCTTGGTTAGGTAACGTTGCCTTTGCAACTATGATGATGAAAACGATTGGTCGCTTCATCCCTGCTTTTGGTGACGGTAGTAACCTTTTATCTATCCTAGCTGCCTCTGTGGTGCTTTGGGGATTATACTTTTTAGTCAATCGTGGAGTAGAATCTGCGGCAGCATTAAATACTATTATTACCCTTTGTAAACTGCTTCCCCTTGCATTTTATATCATTTTAGCGATTCTCTTCTTCGATATGAATACTTTTATGGATAATTTCTGGGGAACAACTTCTGGAAGTTTCGAATTATCACCAATCATTAACCAAATTCAAAGTTCAATGATGGTTATCATGTGGGTCTTTGTCGGTATCGAAGGAGCTGCCATGATGTCTGACCGTGCAAGCAGTAAAGCCATTGTCGGAAAATCAACTGTTTTTGGACTTATTGGACTTCTAGTGGTCTACATAGCTGCTTCTATTTTGCCTTATGGTATCTTGACACGTGAACAAATTGTTGGACTCCCTAGTCCTGCTATGGGGTATGTATTAGCAGAAAATGTTGGCGCTTGGTTCCCAATCGTTGTTAACGTTGCCCTAATCGTTTCTATCTTCGGAGCTTGGCTATCTTGGACAATGCTACCTGCAGAAACGACCTTGATTATGGCTCAGAGAGACCTCTTACCAGCTAAATTTGGTGAATTAAATAATAAAGGTGTCCCTACTTACTCACTCTTCTTCATGACTGCTTTAACACAAGCCTTCATGTTTACCTTATTATTTACTGAATCTGCTTATCAATTTGCTTATGCTCTTTGTACAGCTGCTATGTTTATCTCTTGGCTATATGTTGTCCTTTATCAGACTAAGCTCTCTAAAAACCTAAAAGATACCAAACAAATGATTTTAGGACTTGTTGGATCCATCTTCTTTATCTGGGTTATCTGGGCTTCTGGTATTGATTACTTCTTACTTTGTCTAATTGCTTATTTAGTTGGTATTTTCTTCTATATGCAAGCTCGTAGGGAAAAAGGTGTCACTAAAATTTTCTCACAAACGGAATTGATTTTGCTGATTCTCTTAGTTGCAGGAGCACTCTTAGCTATCTTCCGATTAGTAACAGGACAAATTACACTTTAA
- the argF gene encoding ornithine carbamoyltransferase: MTQVFQGRSFLAEKDFTRQEFEYLIDFAAHLKDLKKRGVPHRYLDGKNIALLFEKTSTRTRAAFTTAAIDLGAHPEYLGANDIQLGKKESTEDTAKVLGRMFDGIEFRGFSQEMVEELAEFSGVPVWNGLTDAWHPTQMLADYLTVKENFGKLEGLTLVYCGDGRNNVANSLLVAGTLMGVNVHIFSPKELFPAEDIVQLAEGYAKESGAHVLVTDNADEAVKGADVFYTDVWVSMGEEDKFKERVELLQPYQVNMELIKKADNEDLIFLHCLPAFHDTNTVYGKDVAEKFGVEEMEVTDEVFRSKYARHFDQAENRMHTIKAVMAATLGNLFIPKV, encoded by the coding sequence ATGACTCAAGTATTTCAAGGACGTAGCTTTTTAGCAGAAAAAGATTTTACACGTCAAGAATTTGAATATTTAATTGATTTTGCGGCTCATTTGAAAGACCTCAAAAAACGTGGGGTGCCTCACCGCTATCTTGATGGTAAAAACATCGCCCTCTTATTTGAAAAAACATCAACACGGACACGTGCTGCTTTCACAACAGCTGCTATTGATCTCGGCGCACATCCTGAATACCTCGGTGCTAATGACATCCAATTAGGGAAAAAAGAATCCACTGAAGACACTGCTAAAGTATTAGGTCGTATGTTTGATGGGATTGAATTCCGTGGCTTTAGCCAAGAAATGGTAGAAGAATTAGCTGAATTCTCTGGCGTTCCAGTATGGAATGGGTTGACAGATGCTTGGCACCCTACTCAAATGCTAGCTGACTACTTAACGGTCAAAGAAAACTTCGGTAAACTAGAAGGGCTAACCTTGGTATACTGTGGAGATGGCCGTAATAACGTCGCAAACTCTCTATTAGTAGCGGGAACCTTGATGGGCGTTAACGTTCACATCTTCTCTCCAAAAGAACTCTTCCCAGCTGAAGATATTGTCCAATTGGCTGAAGGCTACGCTAAAGAATCTGGAGCACATGTTCTGGTGACAGATAATGCGGACGAAGCTGTTAAGGGCGCTGACGTGTTCTATACTGACGTTTGGGTGTCAATGGGAGAAGAAGACAAGTTCAAAGAACGTGTTGAACTCTTGCAACCATATCAAGTGAATATGGAACTCATTAAGAAAGCTGACAATGAAGACTTGATCTTCTTGCACTGCCTACCAGCCTTCCACGATACTAATACTGTGTATGGTAAAGATGTCGCTGAGAAATTTGGTGTTGAGGAAATGGAAGTAACCGATGAAGTCTTCCGCAGTAAATATGCGCGTCATTTTGACCAAGCTGAAAACCGTATGCACACAATTAAAGCTGTGATGGCTGCAACACTTGGAAATCTATTCATTCCAAAAGTTTAA